Within Pungitius pungitius chromosome 18, fPunPun2.1, whole genome shotgun sequence, the genomic segment GCTTAATTGATTATGAGAAAAAAATTGTCAATTAATTGTGGTTGCGCCGATTCCAAGAATTTAATGCATTTTGGTTTCCTTGgtacaaatgttttaaagaCAATCCCCTGGGATTTGGGAACTTGTGAGAATTATCAATTGAGTGAGAAGGTTATGGATTATATTGTGGTTTCCCTTGACATGTATTCTTTTGTCATCAGCCCGCTGGTCTAGCCAAGGGCAGCGTGGATAAGGGTGCATCCACAAAGAAAGAGGAACATGACGCCGCAAGCAACGGAGAGGAGAGACCAGGTATTAGTCAAATCTAACTGGAAAGCACTTCAtttatgaaaatagtttatgttGTAATttgctttcactttttttttgttttctacagagggagacaaagacatAGCTGCTAGACTGTCCTCTTCCCCTCCAGCAGAGACGATGCTGAACGGCAGCGAACGTGACGCGGCGTGGCGCAGGAGCAGCCCGCCGCGCGGCTCTGCCACCGGCAACAACAAGACTTTTCTGTTGCGCAACGAAAACGGCGCGCTGGACGCAGAGTTGCCGCACGGCTCCGTCACTGGAAGCAACGGATTCATTCTCACTAAGCAGCAGGACGAGGACGCCGCCTCTGCGGCGAAGCCGGGTCCGGGAGTCTCCCCCCACAGGACTAACTGGTTGCCCTCGGGCTCAGCGACGGGGGGACACAGGGCCAAatctcccccggcggcggcgTCCGGGTGCGCACAGAGTTCAGGCACGCTAAGGACTGACCCCAGTACAGGGACTACGTCAGGACAGGAGACGTCAGACACTAAGAACGGCACGGCCTCGTCTCCTGTCCCGGTTTCGGCACCCGTCATGATACACAGGGCGCGCAAGACCATGTCCAGACCCGCTGTGAGCCCGGCACAAAAGGTAAACGGGCCAATCGTGAGGGATTCCTGCTCCTCTTTCCTATTActattttgaaaagatttatGTCAATATTATCAATCATCAGTATATACTACGTCTCACACAACTACATTGCCATTCAAAGTAGGAGGACTTAATCTGCTGCTGGGTTTTGGAACCTGTCTGCAGGAGTTTTCTCCCGTACCCCCTCGGGAGCGTTGGTGAGGTCCAACACATGTTGGTAGAGATGACTGGATAACCCTCaccttttaactttttaaagtcaACATAGGGTTTGGGTCATGCATTTGTGGAAGCCAGTCTAGTTCTTCCACCCCAAAGTTGGAAAACTTTTAATTCATGTAGGGAATGAAACGGGAAAGAGTGTTTTCCCAACTCTGGAGACAAAGTCTCAAAATCACTGACTTGATGCAAGAGGACCTTGTTTACTGTAAGACAGTGGTCTTTTCCAGTGTGACTCCCAGTCATGTGCACATAACATTAGGCTGAAAATGAGAGAACGTGTGACAGATGGAATAATCAGCGATCCCAGTGACAAATAGACTTCAAGTAAATCCCTTATTTTTGAGGTATGACAATGACCATAATGGATTTGCATTATTGTTCTCTGCAGCTTCTTAACCGGGAATTAAGAGAAGCAAAGAGTGCCAAAACGGAGACTCGTGTGGACTCGCAGCAGCCCTCGGCTCAGAACCATCTACCTCAGAATAGCCCGGATAGTCCAGCTTCAGCACCAGCTGCTTCATCACCAGTACCTCCGGCTGCTCCCGCTACACCTCCGGCTGCTCCCGCTACACCTCCGGCTCCCGAGGATCCTTCGGACCCCCCTGCTTCTGCGGCTCCTCAAGCAAGTCCCACTCCTCCGGCTCCAGCCAAGCTTCAACTAGGTGAGACAGACATCCCTGACTCTGTTTCAGAGATGAGCGACCAGGTCAGAGCGCTGCCTCCATCTACGGTTTGGCTGTAaacatgtgtgttgttctctTGTGCTCTAGGTCCGTACTCGGGAGGGTTGTCGTtacggaagaagaagaggaggatgggaATGTACAGTCTGGTTCCCAAGAAGAAAACCAAAGTGCTTAAGCAGAGAAGTGTGCTGGAAATGTTCAATGAACTGCGAGAGTCCACCAAGAGCTCTCAGGTCTTTACTCCTCAAGTTTATCAAAGCAAACACTTTTCAGGGCACAATGTTAAGCAATAATAAGGTTATCAGGTACGACAGTGTGTTGACCCGAAAGGATGCTCTCTGTCATCCTTTAAGACACACGTAGAGGACACCAGTGTCTGGGACCCCGCCCTCTGCCTTCATTTCTTATTCGTATGCGTTTGCTATAGAAAAACTAGCAACAGGGTGCCAGACCGCAAGCGCGCCTTTTCTtgcatgctttgtttttaaatgtcaaacatggagagagagataaaTAGGTGTTTGTACCAGAAGCTCTTTTTCCGTTTTCAGTCTcataaatatagaaaatatgTGGAAAGAAATGTGAGGAAAGAAATATTATAGCACATTTTTCCCCAATTAAACTGTTGTTaggtttctctctttcaccaaacTTACCTTAATTACTGCCTTAATTGTCTTGTTTGCATATTATAAAACACACTTCACTCCACTGAAATAAAGTAAAGCTCACCAAAACCCTTTTACCCTGTCAGCACTTTTCTAGCTGCTTGATGAACAGCTGGGAAAGAAGCGGCTCAGCCCTGAATCCTATTAACTATTTCATCCAATAGACATGGCTAAAGTGGACAAACGAGTCATAAATGAACTGgacttaaacaactaaaatCTGTCTAAAGCAGACAATCATCTAATtttgtatattatttaaatgttttattgttttatgtaacatttcatttgaaccaATAATAATGAATACTTTTTATTGCCGTCCTGTCTGCTCTTGTCTCCCAGGTTAAAGAAGTAGCGAACATAAATGGCGAAAAGTTTGAAATTGCAtctgaagaggaggagtccgaggaggtggagtctgaggaagaggagcgacaGCAGCCGACAGAAGAACCCGTCTGCACCGTCCAGGAAGCAACATCGGATCCCGTCTCTCAGGTGGGAACAAACAGTTTCTATCCGGCTGTGATAAATGTGATCCTTTTATCCTTAGTGTTTAGGGTTAAAGCAGATGGAGCTTTTCTAATTGTTTGAGTCAGGCAGTTCCCTTTGGGAAAGCAATAAGTAACGTGCAGAATAATGTGGGTGTTAATTGAGTCAGTGAGAACAACACAGAATATATTGAAACATTTCAGATGCAGGTGGGAGATGAGGTGGAGTCTGAAGAGTCcggagaagaggatggagaggaggaaggcaCGGAGTCCGACCTGGTAAGACGGGCCATCGCTAACCAGCCGGCCTACTTAGGAGTGTCACATCACATCTTGCATCATCTCTTTTGAGTGAAGACAGAAGAGCTTGAAAGTCATCTGTGTGTACGTCTGCCTCAGAGCACGGAGTCCAGTCTGAAGAAGAAGttgaaaaagaagatgaagagcgACGGCCCGTGGCTCAGGCCGTCCAGGaaacggaggaggaggataaaggtcaaaggtgattGTCACTCCCGCACCTGTCCAGAGACATCAAGGCGCTCACCTGTGCTCCCGTGCCTCGGGAAGGTAGAACAGGTTGTCCCTCGATCAGAATCAGTGGTTTTCCTTGTCAATGTGTCCCAGCTTCATCCTGAATTGCTCCCAAAGGCAGTACAGTTTGTGTGTGGGATTCGTTAGTAAAAAGGACTCCTGGTGGGGAGCCCCAGCGCTGTAGCTTTATATTTATGGAATGCAGTATTCAAAATTCATATACTTCAAGCAACGCTTTCCTCAGGTCTGGTGACCTTGGTGAGTTTAGTTCTATCCATAATGGTAACTACTCTTATTGATGGCGGAACAAAGTTCTGTTGAGCAGGCGAATGGAGAACAGAGATTTATGAAAGCTGTTTTAGGATTTAATATGCACTGATCAACGGGACACAGCGTGCAGACATGCTGCATTCGACGTGTTGTGAGTTAGTGTTGACTTGTTGCACTACTTTATAGATTTCTGTGTTTCTTAATGTTGATGACTTGAGACACTTAAGACATTTTACCATGTTCTTACTGAACACTTAGTGTCTTACTGTCGTTGTGCTCAGACCTGGAGGCAGTCAATCAGCCTGAGGCCTCAGCTCAGGCCGAGCGGGCCGACGGGGAGGAGCGCACGCAGCTTTGCTCACTGGAGTCCGTCAACCTCAACGAGCCCCAGGAGCCTACGGCCCCCCCACAGAACAAAGGTGGGATCTTGTTTAGTACCAACAAATATGTGCTTGAAGCACAGAGTATCGTAAAGGGTCATTTGTGCATGGAATGCTCATTCAGATTTGTTCTCTTGTTTACTTACTTATGatttccttttacatttttcataaatacaataaacacattgtGCAGATGCTTGTGTTTCAACAATCATTTAAAAGAATAGAAGTATAACTTCTAAGCGCGACGACTACTTCTTCCGATCCAACTGAACCTGATTTAaactgatgctgatgctgctgtcTCTCTTTGCTCGCTAGCAGACACATCGGGGTCCCTGATCGAGGAGGCTCAAGAGCTTCCGCTCTGCAGCTGCCGCATGGAGACGCCCAAGAGTCGAGAGATTCTCACGCTGGCAGACAGGAAGTGCATGGCCACGGAGAGCGTTGACGGACAGCTGACCCGCTGCCAGGGTGCCATACTGAAACATGAAATGATGCGTCCCTCCAACTCGGTTCAGCTGCTGGTCCTGTGTGAGGACCACCGCAACGGCATGGTGAAGCACCAGTGCTGCCCCGGCTGCGGCTTCTACTGCAGGGCTGTGAGTGCTCATCGTCTCTGTCAATGTCGAGGCTTCATGAACTCGGGGCTGCTTTCAAGCGTCTCCAAAGTGTAGAGCCATTCATGCAACCCGTTCTTCCATATTTATATGTTTGACTGCATGTGGTTTTCTGTGGAGAGCATTACtaaaaacattaataatgagtacttttactttgtctccctctgtttACCACTTCACTATTCATTTGATAAAAAACTGAGCTCCACAAATTTACAACAAGAGAACCTTGAGGTGCACCTCTGCATCACCCAGCACTGGACCTGTGTTGGGCTAAACTTAAATGGAACTATAGAATCACGcctataaaataaatcaaagactGCATGACAAAGGATTTGAAAGCACCGGTTCATATGAAAACCATGCACACTCCACAGCAGTGTTGTGGAGGCCTCACATGAGAGGTGCCTGCACAGTATAGAGATCCCTTAAGGGCACAGCTGCATCCGTATGAATCCGCCAATACAGATCATTTGGTTTTTCACTCGGTTCTGGGTCAACTTTTCACTGCGCTGTTACTTGGATTGAACACTGTGGATGTGTCTTGCTGTCATCCTGCACTGTGTAACACTGCTCAGAGGTGGAGGCGTCCCCTCACGTCATCAAACGGTACCGTTTGTTTGAACCATGGCCCCTGCGTtgagtaaagaaaataaaagtgatttacAGCAATACCATTTTTAAAGCTGCTGAATTCTAAATTAAGAGCGTATCTATAAATCAATTAATTGATAATACGATGATACAATCTGTGTTTTCCCCCCTTCTCATAATAATCTGGTTTCCTGTGTGAACACGGTAGACGGTGAGGACCGTTCACTTACTGTCTTTCCGTTGCTTAGGGGACCTTCATGGAGTGCCAACCGGACCTCAGCATCTCTCACCGTTTCCATCGTGCTTGTGCCTCGATGCTGAAAGGTCAGAGCTTCTGTCCCCACTGTGGAGAGGAGGCCCTAAAGGCCAAGGAGGTCACCATCGCCAAGGCCGACACCACCTCCACCGTGCCCCCCGCGCTGGCGCTCGCGCACGGACCCGCTACGCCCGGGGTCCCCGAGGGCCGAGCGGACACCACCACCGGCAGGTAAAGGACCACCCGGGGAGTCTGAACTCCCAGGGAATAATGCTTAGCAGCCTCCGGAGGAATATGTACGAATAGCTTAAGAGGGGCAATGAagtatgaatgaaaatgaataccGAGCCCCAAAGAACCGTCGGTGTTGCTCCACACACCTAAAGAACCTTGTTCTTTTCTTCCAGCTCCTCTGTTCCTGCGTTGGGGACGGAAGTCAGCGGCAAGGCTGATAGCTCGCTGTCGGCTTTTTCCGCACACACACTCGACACCTCCGCCGTTGCCGGGTCGTCCAGGACCTcaacgccgccgtccgggccggcgGTGCCACCCGCAATCCCTCCAGGACCGCCGAGAGAGACTCTGGAGAGCATCCTGGTGGCGCTCGACACGGAGAAGTGCGTCCTTCCTGTGGCCGTAATTCTTCAGAATGACCGAAAAGCCTGCAGCTTTGAGGAAAACGTGGACAGCCCACTAACTATTTCTTTTGCTTGTGCGTGTTTCAGGCCAAAGAAGCTGCGCTTTCACCCCAAACAGCTTTACCTCTCAGCCAAACAGGGAGAACTGAAGAAGGTCCTGCTCATGTTGGGTATGTTAACCTTACATCTTCCTTCATGTTCTACGTGCTATGTTTAGCCTTGTCAGTATGCATCAGAGGTTTTCTGTGTTTATCCTCCAGTGGACGGTATCGACCCTAACTTCAAGATGGATTCTCAGAACAAACGCACTCCGCTCCATGCTGCAGCGGAGGCCGGCTACAAAGACATCTGCCACATGCTCGTGCAGGTAACAGTCCTGCCCTGTGTGTATTCCTGTGCTAATATGAGTAATAAGGTTGGTTTTAGATCTTTAGTTTTATGTTTTAAGATGAGAAATGTCCCACTGTGTCCTCTCAAAAATGCCATACTCTCAACAATGAAGGACTATGGCAAGCTCTCCTTTGTGTCCTTTTTCACTTCAGGCGGGAGCGAACTTGGACATGTGCGACGAAGATCAGCGCACGCCCCTGATGGAGGCCTGCGAGAACGACCACATTGAGACGGCGCAGTACCTGCTGAGAGCTGGAGCCAGCGTCACACACAAGGTCAACCTGCGCTTAGTATAGTCCTCTTTCAATTGTTTGTCAGCAATCACATATGTTcttatgaaatacaaaaaaatggaaaagaagcTTATTAATTCCAGTTGCTAGAGTGACAGtaattattttaatcaaatttcaATTATCAATTATTAAGTCAATTCAGGTCAATTATTTTCAATCAAAtgcatgtgtttgtatttgtctcattttcatagGATGTTGAAGGATTCACGTGTCTCCATCTAGCTGCAAAGTCTGGCCATTACCACATTGTTGAGCATCTTCTGTCCACAGGATTCATCAACATCAACTGTCAGGTTGGTACCGTTTCCCATTTTCAAATCAGCCATTTTGATCCCCTCAGTGAGTTCAGGTTTATTATAGTCGAGATACAAGATACCCCCACCATCGATGTTGACCTTTGACTGATTTAAAGGGCTCAGTAAACCCTTGGGTCACATGTACTTAAATCATTTTGCTGCCAAAATGGAATATGGCCTGTGAGTGTGGACAGTCCTGCAATACTGCAATAAAAGGATAGTTTGAcagtttgacagtttgacaTGCCTCCTTCAAATGCACTTTGATTCCAGAATATTAGATTTAGACatactttgtttgaaatgacTACTGCATGAAGCTATCCATTGCATCAGTGAAGACACGGCCTTTCCTCGGATGGGCAAAGTGGGAAAAGGGCAGTTTGATATTTAGATATAATTGGATGGTAAT encodes:
- the ehmt1b gene encoding histone-lysine N-methyltransferase EHMT1 isoform X2 — encoded protein: MEAMRRKQPAGLAKGSVDKGASTKKEEHDAASNGEERPEGDKDIAARLSSSPPAETMLNGSERDAAWRRSSPPRGSATGNNKTFLLRNENGALDAELPHGSVTGSNGFILTKQQDEDAASAAKPGPGVSPHRTNWLPSGSATGGHRAKSPPAAASGCAQSSGTLRTDPSTGTTSGQETSDTKNGTASSPVPVSAPVMIHRARKTMSRPAVSPAQKLLNRELREAKSAKTETRVDSQQPSAQNHLPQNSPDSPASAPAASSPVPPAAPATPPAAPATPPAPEDPSDPPASAAPQASPTPPAPAKLQLGPYSGGLSLRKKKRRMGMYSLVPKKKTKVLKQRSVLEMFNELRESTKSSQVKEVANINGEKFEIASEEEESEEVESEEEERQQPTEEPVCTVQEATSDPVSQMQVGDEVESEESGEEDGEEEGTESDLSTESSLKKKLKKKMKSDGPWLRPSRKRRRRIKVKDLEAVNQPEASAQAERADGEERTQLCSLESVNLNEPQEPTAPPQNKDTSGSLIEEAQELPLCSCRMETPKSREILTLADRKCMATESVDGQLTRCQGAILKHEMMRPSNSVQLLVLCEDHRNGMVKHQCCPGCGFYCRAGTFMECQPDLSISHRFHRACASMLKGQSFCPHCGEEALKAKEVTIAKADTTSTVPPALALAHGPATPGVPEGRADTTTGSSSVPALGTEVSGKADSSLSAFSAHTLDTSAVAGSSRTSTPPSGPAVPPAIPPGPPRETLESILVALDTEKPKKLRFHPKQLYLSAKQGELKKVLLMLVDGIDPNFKMDSQNKRTPLHAAAEAGYKDICHMLVQAGANLDMCDEDQRTPLMEACENDHIETAQYLLRAGASVTHKDVEGFTCLHLAAKSGHYHIVEHLLSTGFININCQDDGGWTAMIWATEYKHVDQVNLLLCKGADISIRDKEENICLHWAAFSGSVEIAELLLNARCDLQAVNIHGDSPLHIAARENRFECVTLFLTRGADVFLKNREGETPPDCCSHNSKAWAALQTNRRERDARSTRLSPVEAKVLQSDIALGQEKVPLPCVNSVDSEPYPDDYKYIAENCVTSPMNIDRNITHLQYCVCKENCSTSICMCGQLSLRCWYDKRGCLLPEFCREEPPLIFECNHACSCWRTCKNRVVQNGIRTRLQLFRTSKKGWGVRAVQDIPQGTFVCEYVGEIISEAEAEMRQNDTYLFSLDDKPQDLYCIDARFYGNISRFLNHMCEPNLFACRVFTTHQDLRFPHIAFFASENIKAGEELGFNYGDHFWEVKSKSFSCECGSSKCKYSSAAMASLQADSTPEGRQQPSASPDTSSSNGPTGPS
- the ehmt1b gene encoding histone-lysine N-methyltransferase EHMT1 isoform X5, whose product is MEAMRRKQPAGLAKGSVDKGASTKKEEHDAASNGEERPEGDKDIAARLSSSPPAETMLNGSERDAAWRRSSPPRGSATGNNKTFLLRNENGALDAELPHGSVTGSNGFILTKQQDEDAASAAKPGPGVSPHRTNWLPSGSATGGHRAKSPPAAASGCAQSSGTLRTDPSTGTTSGQETSDTKNGTASSPVPVSAPVMIHRARKTMSRPAVSPAQKLLNRELREAKSAKTETRVDSQQPSAQNHLPQNSPDSPASAPAASSPVPPAAPATPPAAPATPPAPEDPSDPPASAAPQASPTPPAPAKLQLGPYSGGLSLRKKKRRMGMYSLVPKKKTKVLKQRSVLEMFNELRESTKSSQVKEVANINGEKFEIASEEEESEEVESEEEERQQPTEEPVCTVQEATSDPVSQVGDEVESEESGEEDGEEEGTESDLSTESSLKKKLKKKMKSDGPWLRPSRKRRRRIKVKDLEAVNQPEASAQAERADGEERTQLCSLESVNLNEPQEPTAPPQNKDTSGSLIEEAQELPLCSCRMETPKSREILTLADRKCMATESVDGQLTRCQGAILKHEMMRPSNSVQLLVLCEDHRNGMVKHQCCPGCGFYCRAGTFMECQPDLSISHRFHRACASMLKGQSFCPHCGEEALKAKEVTIAKADTTSTVPPALALAHGPATPGVPEGRADTTTGSSSVPALGTEVSGKADSSLSAFSAHTLDTSAVAGSSRTSTPPSGPAVPPAIPPGPPRETLESILVALDTEKPKKLRFHPKQLYLSAKQGELKKVLLMLVDGIDPNFKMDSQNKRTPLHAAAEAGYKDICHMLVQAGANLDMCDEDQRTPLMEACENDHIETAQYLLRAGASVTHKDVEGFTCLHLAAKSGHYHIVEHLLSTGFININCQDDGGWTAMIWATEYKHVDQVNLLLCKGADISIRDKEENICLHWAAFSGSVEIAELLLNARCDLQAVNIHGDSPLHIAARENRFECVTLFLTRGADVFLKNREGETPPDCCSHNSKAWAALQTNRRERDARSTRLSPVEAKVLQSDIALGQEKVPLPCVNSVDSEPYPDDYKYIAENCVTSPMNIDRNITHLQYCVCKENCSTSICMCGQLSLRCWYDKRGCLLPEFCREEPPLIFECNHACSCWRTCKNRVVQNGIRTRLQLFRTSKKGWGVRAVQDIPQGTFVCEYVGEIISEAEAEMRQNDTYLFSLDDKPQDLYCIDARFYGNISRFLNHMCEPNLFACRVFTTHQDLRFPHIAFFASENIKAGEELGFNYGDHFWEVKSKSFSCECGSSKCKYSSAAMASLQADSTPEGRQQPSASPDTSSSNGPTGPS
- the ehmt1b gene encoding histone-lysine N-methyltransferase EHMT1 isoform X3; the protein is MASVGTEPAGLAKGSVDKGASTKKEEHDAASNGEERPEGDKDIAARLSSSPPAETMLNGSERDAAWRRSSPPRGSATGNNKTFLLRNENGALDAELPHGSVTGSNGFILTKQQDEDAASAAKPGPGVSPHRTNWLPSGSATGGHRAKSPPAAASGCAQSSGTLRTDPSTGTTSGQETSDTKNGTASSPVPVSAPVMIHRARKTMSRPAVSPAQKLLNRELREAKSAKTETRVDSQQPSAQNHLPQNSPDSPASAPAASSPVPPAAPATPPAAPATPPAPEDPSDPPASAAPQASPTPPAPAKLQLGPYSGGLSLRKKKRRMGMYSLVPKKKTKVLKQRSVLEMFNELRESTKSSQVKEVANINGEKFEIASEEEESEEVESEEEERQQPTEEPVCTVQEATSDPVSQMQVGDEVESEESGEEDGEEEGTESDLSTESSLKKKLKKKMKSDGPWLRPSRKRRRRIKVKDLEAVNQPEASAQAERADGEERTQLCSLESVNLNEPQEPTAPPQNKADTSGSLIEEAQELPLCSCRMETPKSREILTLADRKCMATESVDGQLTRCQGAILKHEMMRPSNSVQLLVLCEDHRNGMVKHQCCPGCGFYCRAGTFMECQPDLSISHRFHRACASMLKGQSFCPHCGEEALKAKEVTIAKADTTSTVPPALALAHGPATPGVPEGRADTTTGSSSVPALGTEVSGKADSSLSAFSAHTLDTSAVAGSSRTSTPPSGPAVPPAIPPGPPRETLESILVALDTEKPKKLRFHPKQLYLSAKQGELKKVLLMLVDGIDPNFKMDSQNKRTPLHAAAEAGYKDICHMLVQAGANLDMCDEDQRTPLMEACENDHIETAQYLLRAGASVTHKDVEGFTCLHLAAKSGHYHIVEHLLSTGFININCQDDGGWTAMIWATEYKHVDQVNLLLCKGADISIRDKEENICLHWAAFSGSVEIAELLLNARCDLQAVNIHGDSPLHIAARENRFECVTLFLTRGADVFLKNREGETPPDCCSHNSKAWAALQTNRRERDARSTRLSPVEAKVLQSDIALGQEKVPLPCVNSVDSEPYPDDYKYIAENCVTSPMNIDRNITHLQYCVCKENCSTSICMCGQLSLRCWYDKRGCLLPEFCREEPPLIFECNHACSCWRTCKNRVVQNGIRTRLQLFRTSKKGWGVRAVQDIPQGTFVCEYVGEIISEAEAEMRQNDTYLFSLDDKPQDLYCIDARFYGNISRFLNHMCEPNLFACRVFTTHQDLRFPHIAFFASENIKAGEELGFNYGDHFWEVKSKSFSCECGSSKCKYSSAAMASLQADSTPEGRQQPSASPDTSSSNGPTGPS
- the ehmt1b gene encoding histone-lysine N-methyltransferase EHMT1 isoform X4, which encodes MEAMRRKQPAGLAKGSVDKGASTKKEEHDAASNGEERPEGDKDIAARLSSSPPAETMLNGSERDAAWRRSSPPRGSATGNNKTFLLRNENGALDAELPHGSVTGSNGFILTKQQDEDAASAAKPGPGVSPHRTNWLPSGSATGGHRAKSPPAAASGCAQSSGTLRTDPSTGTTSGQETSDTKNGTASSPVPVSAPVMIHRARKTMSRPAVSPAQKLLNRELREAKSAKTETRVDSQQPSAQNHLPQNSPDSPASAPAASSPVPPAAPATPPAAPATPPAPEDPSDPPASAAPQASPTPPAPAKLQLGPYSGGLSLRKKKRRMGMYSLVPKKKTKVLKQRSVLEMFNELRESTKSSQVKEVANINGEKFEIASEEEESEEVESEEEERQQPTEEPVCTVQEATSDPVSQVGDEVESEESGEEDGEEEGTESDLSTESSLKKKLKKKMKSDGPWLRPSRKRRRRIKVKDLEAVNQPEASAQAERADGEERTQLCSLESVNLNEPQEPTAPPQNKADTSGSLIEEAQELPLCSCRMETPKSREILTLADRKCMATESVDGQLTRCQGAILKHEMMRPSNSVQLLVLCEDHRNGMVKHQCCPGCGFYCRAGTFMECQPDLSISHRFHRACASMLKGQSFCPHCGEEALKAKEVTIAKADTTSTVPPALALAHGPATPGVPEGRADTTTGSSSVPALGTEVSGKADSSLSAFSAHTLDTSAVAGSSRTSTPPSGPAVPPAIPPGPPRETLESILVALDTEKPKKLRFHPKQLYLSAKQGELKKVLLMLVDGIDPNFKMDSQNKRTPLHAAAEAGYKDICHMLVQAGANLDMCDEDQRTPLMEACENDHIETAQYLLRAGASVTHKDVEGFTCLHLAAKSGHYHIVEHLLSTGFININCQDDGGWTAMIWATEYKHVDQVNLLLCKGADISIRDKEENICLHWAAFSGSVEIAELLLNARCDLQAVNIHGDSPLHIAARENRFECVTLFLTRGADVFLKNREGETPPDCCSHNSKAWAALQTNRRERDARSTRLSPVEAKVLQSDIALGQEKVPLPCVNSVDSEPYPDDYKYIAENCVTSPMNIDRNITHLQYCVCKENCSTSICMCGQLSLRCWYDKRGCLLPEFCREEPPLIFECNHACSCWRTCKNRVVQNGIRTRLQLFRTSKKGWGVRAVQDIPQGTFVCEYVGEIISEAEAEMRQNDTYLFSLDDKPQDLYCIDARFYGNISRFLNHMCEPNLFACRVFTTHQDLRFPHIAFFASENIKAGEELGFNYGDHFWEVKSKSFSCECGSSKCKYSSAAMASLQADSTPEGRQQPSASPDTSSSNGPTGPS
- the ehmt1b gene encoding histone-lysine N-methyltransferase EHMT1 isoform X1, with product MEAMRRKQPAGLAKGSVDKGASTKKEEHDAASNGEERPEGDKDIAARLSSSPPAETMLNGSERDAAWRRSSPPRGSATGNNKTFLLRNENGALDAELPHGSVTGSNGFILTKQQDEDAASAAKPGPGVSPHRTNWLPSGSATGGHRAKSPPAAASGCAQSSGTLRTDPSTGTTSGQETSDTKNGTASSPVPVSAPVMIHRARKTMSRPAVSPAQKLLNRELREAKSAKTETRVDSQQPSAQNHLPQNSPDSPASAPAASSPVPPAAPATPPAAPATPPAPEDPSDPPASAAPQASPTPPAPAKLQLGPYSGGLSLRKKKRRMGMYSLVPKKKTKVLKQRSVLEMFNELRESTKSSQVKEVANINGEKFEIASEEEESEEVESEEEERQQPTEEPVCTVQEATSDPVSQMQVGDEVESEESGEEDGEEEGTESDLSTESSLKKKLKKKMKSDGPWLRPSRKRRRRIKVKDLEAVNQPEASAQAERADGEERTQLCSLESVNLNEPQEPTAPPQNKADTSGSLIEEAQELPLCSCRMETPKSREILTLADRKCMATESVDGQLTRCQGAILKHEMMRPSNSVQLLVLCEDHRNGMVKHQCCPGCGFYCRAGTFMECQPDLSISHRFHRACASMLKGQSFCPHCGEEALKAKEVTIAKADTTSTVPPALALAHGPATPGVPEGRADTTTGSSSVPALGTEVSGKADSSLSAFSAHTLDTSAVAGSSRTSTPPSGPAVPPAIPPGPPRETLESILVALDTEKPKKLRFHPKQLYLSAKQGELKKVLLMLVDGIDPNFKMDSQNKRTPLHAAAEAGYKDICHMLVQAGANLDMCDEDQRTPLMEACENDHIETAQYLLRAGASVTHKDVEGFTCLHLAAKSGHYHIVEHLLSTGFININCQDDGGWTAMIWATEYKHVDQVNLLLCKGADISIRDKEENICLHWAAFSGSVEIAELLLNARCDLQAVNIHGDSPLHIAARENRFECVTLFLTRGADVFLKNREGETPPDCCSHNSKAWAALQTNRRERDARSTRLSPVEAKVLQSDIALGQEKVPLPCVNSVDSEPYPDDYKYIAENCVTSPMNIDRNITHLQYCVCKENCSTSICMCGQLSLRCWYDKRGCLLPEFCREEPPLIFECNHACSCWRTCKNRVVQNGIRTRLQLFRTSKKGWGVRAVQDIPQGTFVCEYVGEIISEAEAEMRQNDTYLFSLDDKPQDLYCIDARFYGNISRFLNHMCEPNLFACRVFTTHQDLRFPHIAFFASENIKAGEELGFNYGDHFWEVKSKSFSCECGSSKCKYSSAAMASLQADSTPEGRQQPSASPDTSSSNGPTGPS